In a single window of the Osmerus eperlanus chromosome 4, fOsmEpe2.1, whole genome shotgun sequence genome:
- the LOC134018404 gene encoding 4-galactosyl-N-acetylglucosaminide 3-alpha-L-fucosyltransferase 9-like, whose translation MPVTRNVKIIAAIYTVVAFYIYFRNISLCENDVDVDHAAQSTDVKKPLVLLWFWPGGQGDVRFNLKDCGTFFNIDGCVLTDNRSLFDKSDAVIFYHKEINWDLSNMPRSPRPRFQKWIWFNLEPPSHTQKIPGLEKLFNLTMSYRRHADIIVRYDLLGKKTNQDSDFVLPRKDKMVCLIVSNKGAYDRKPYYEELSKHIKLHLFGEFSWSRVKHENYYSTIASCKFYLAFENSVHKDYITENMNSPLAVGTVPVVSGTSRQNYEEFFPADSFIHVNDYPNAKALAEFLIQLDKNDEMYMQYFNWRKYLTVPPQLLTDEKEFTLPVCTACDHISRDNGYSVVQDLYKWYFV comes from the coding sequence ATGCCAGTAACAAGGAACGTTAAAATCATCGCTGCTATTTACACAGTGGTagcattttacatttactttcGAAACATATCCTTGTGTGAAAACGACGTGGATGTGGATCATGCTGCCCAGTCCACCGATGTGAAGAAGCCTCTTGTGTTGCTGTGGTTCTggccaggggggcagggagacgtGAGATTCAACCTGAAGGACTGCGGTACGTTCTTCAATATTGATGGTTGCGTTCTAACCGACAACCGATCCCTGTTTGACAAATCCGATGCTGTCATTTTCTACCACAAGGAGATCAACTGGGATCTGAGCAACATGCCCCGGTCACCACGACCACGTTTTCAGAAATGGATTTGGTTTAATCTGGAACCTCCTTCACATACACAAAAAATACCCGGCTTGGAAAAGCTGTTCAATCTGACGATGAGTTACCGACGACATGCCGACATCATTGTGCGCTACGACCTGCTAGGAAAGAAAACCAACCAGGATAGTGATTTTGTGCTACCCAGAAAAGATAAAATGGTTTGTTTGATTGTGAGTAATAAAGGAGCCTATGACAGAAAGCCATATTACGAAGAGCTATCTAAACACATAAAACTACATCTCTTTGGCGAATTCTCATGGAGCCGTGTCAAGCATGAGAATTATTACTCAACCATCGCTAGTTGTAAGTTTTATCTTGCGTTTGAGAATTCAGTCCACAAAGACTACATCACGGAAAACATGAACAGTCCGCTCGCAGTGGGCACTGTACCCGTGGTTTCTGGCACATCCAGACAAAACTATGAGGAATTCTTTCCCGctgattcattcattcatgtcAACGACTACCCCAATGCAAAGGCTCTAGCTGAATTTCTCATCCAGTTGGACAAAAATGATGAAATGTACATGCAATACTTTAACTGGAGGAAGTACCTGACAGTCCCACCCCAGCTCCTGACTGATGAGAAAGAGTTTACCCTTCCAGtgtgcactgcctgtgatcacATATCAAGAGACAACGGCTACAGTGTTGTTCAGGACTTGTACAAGTGGTACTTTGTATAG